One part of the Bdellovibrio bacteriovorus genome encodes these proteins:
- a CDS encoding substrate-binding periplasmic protein: protein MGRFGFLLVILICFDAWSASLKLMVEDSWPPFAFREKGRAVGMSVDIVRAAFKNVGEDIELVQVPYPRCLAQTQSGKFAACFNSARSKEMDADFLFPKEPLFKSKGLIVGLRTGTAEKVQKVKDLEGRTVALPNGFPFGVEFDENSKINKVFTANDLTSLMMLNSRRVGFVAIDEYVFYYYLKSKPEFRDRFKIMIEMSEEPIYVHFSKKHPDTKALMKKFEMGLSMLKASAGYRSILENWVGPEGQRSVNVTSVVE from the coding sequence ATGGGTCGATTTGGTTTCTTGCTAGTAATTCTTATTTGCTTTGATGCTTGGTCTGCTTCTTTGAAATTGATGGTGGAGGACTCTTGGCCGCCATTTGCTTTTCGGGAGAAGGGGCGTGCTGTGGGCATGTCCGTGGATATTGTGCGGGCGGCATTCAAGAATGTGGGCGAAGACATTGAGCTGGTTCAGGTGCCTTATCCGCGCTGTCTGGCGCAGACGCAAAGTGGAAAATTTGCGGCTTGTTTTAATTCGGCTCGCAGCAAAGAAATGGATGCGGATTTTCTTTTTCCCAAAGAGCCGCTTTTTAAAAGCAAAGGTTTGATCGTTGGTTTGCGCACGGGAACTGCGGAGAAGGTGCAGAAAGTGAAAGACCTTGAAGGGCGCACGGTGGCGCTTCCCAATGGTTTTCCCTTTGGTGTTGAGTTCGATGAAAACTCCAAAATCAACAAGGTCTTTACGGCCAACGACCTGACCAGTCTGATGATGCTGAACTCCCGCCGTGTGGGCTTTGTCGCTATTGATGAGTATGTTTTTTATTATTATCTGAAAAGCAAACCCGAGTTTCGGGATCGTTTTAAAATCATGATTGAGATGAGCGAAGAGCCCATCTATGTGCACTTCTCAAAAAAACATCCCGACACCAAGGCGCTGATGAAGAAATTTGAAATGGGGCTTTCCATGCTCAAAGCTTCCGCGGGTTACAGGAGCATCCTGGAAAACTGGGTGGGGCCTGAAGGACAGCGCAGTGTGAATGTGACGTCGGTGGTGGAATAG
- a CDS encoding ExbD/TolR family protein produces the protein MAIFRPGERHRYHNILSKRKGKRDVTALLSLTAMVDMFTVLVIFLLQNYNATGEILYIPKEVVLPKATSVRELKPAHVVTISSKEILLDKDVVATFEDVKGTEEWLIPKLKDTLSEALVKSRAEQEGKLQNKIRDVVETTRGEAEEDPNAWSKVTIQADKGVDFLTVKKVLFTVTEAGAGEINFAVTKLPQETNSN, from the coding sequence ATGGCCATCTTCAGACCTGGTGAACGTCATCGTTATCACAATATTTTAAGCAAACGAAAAGGGAAGCGTGATGTGACGGCTTTGTTGTCTTTGACAGCGATGGTCGACATGTTCACGGTTCTGGTTATCTTCCTGCTGCAGAACTACAATGCCACGGGTGAAATTCTTTATATCCCGAAGGAAGTTGTTCTGCCAAAAGCCACCAGCGTGCGCGAGCTGAAGCCCGCCCATGTTGTGACCATTTCCAGCAAAGAGATTCTGCTGGATAAGGATGTGGTGGCGACTTTTGAAGATGTCAAAGGCACGGAAGAGTGGCTGATTCCCAAGCTGAAAGACACTTTGTCTGAAGCTTTGGTGAAATCCCGTGCTGAACAGGAAGGCAAGCTTCAAAACAAGATCCGTGACGTGGTTGAAACCACTCGTGGAGAGGCGGAAGAGGATCCCAACGCCTGGAGCAAAGTCACAATTCAGGCCGACAAAGGCGTGGACTTCCTGACGGTAAAAAAGGTTCTGTTCACTGTGACAGAGGCCGGTGCCGGCGAAATCAACTTCGCGGTGACCAAGCTTCCGCAGGAAACGAATTCGAATTAA
- a CDS encoding 5'-methylthioadenosine/S-adenosylhomocysteine nucleosidase family protein: protein MALPGESQGFFEKENIPVVYTGIGKVNAALVAMDVIHKTKCKVMINLGTAGSSRFKTHDLVEVSSFVQRDMDISPLGFKVGETPFDPLPGAIDLIPYFPELSHGVCGTGDSFETGTPKVPCELVDMEGYALAKVCRKMNVQLISLKYITDGADHNAHNDWEANLVHGAKKLLEFYKKMVTIPS, encoded by the coding sequence ATGGCGCTTCCGGGCGAATCCCAGGGCTTCTTTGAAAAAGAAAATATCCCGGTGGTTTACACTGGCATTGGCAAGGTGAATGCCGCGCTGGTGGCGATGGACGTGATTCATAAAACCAAATGCAAAGTGATGATCAATCTGGGAACTGCGGGAAGCTCCCGTTTTAAAACCCATGATCTTGTCGAGGTTTCAAGCTTCGTCCAAAGAGACATGGACATTTCTCCTTTGGGATTCAAGGTTGGCGAGACGCCGTTTGACCCACTCCCTGGCGCGATTGATCTGATTCCGTATTTCCCAGAGCTTTCTCACGGTGTGTGCGGCACCGGTGACAGCTTTGAAACCGGCACTCCGAAAGTTCCTTGCGAACTGGTGGATATGGAAGGTTATGCGCTGGCCAAGGTCTGTCGCAAAATGAACGTGCAGTTGATCTCTTTGAAATACATCACCGACGGGGCGGATCACAATGCCCACAATGACTGGGAAGCCAATCTGGTTCACGGGGCTAAAAAGCTTCTGGAATTTTATAAAAAAATGGTGACCATCCCAAGTTAG
- a CDS encoding MotA/TolQ/ExbB proton channel family protein, with protein sequence MNPTVTVDNMNFIQRAFAEGGFVMYVIAVIAILALFVIIERMMKLKNLAVDKKEFTDQIFRMVVAGDLRQAISYCDARPAPLTNTVKAGLVQAMNKRPDEEVQVAMDAAVMREMPKVEGWTSFLAVFGNVAVLAGLLGTIIGMIGSFRAVAAADPATKALELSKGISHALNCTAFGLLVAIISIVAYGLFQHRIQKTENEVVETSMSLLNLVVANREKIKD encoded by the coding sequence GTGAACCCAACAGTTACAGTAGACAACATGAATTTCATCCAGCGTGCTTTCGCTGAGGGTGGCTTCGTCATGTACGTGATCGCAGTTATCGCCATCCTGGCGCTTTTTGTGATCATCGAAAGAATGATGAAGCTTAAAAATCTTGCCGTGGACAAAAAAGAGTTCACTGACCAGATCTTCAGAATGGTTGTAGCCGGCGACTTGCGCCAGGCCATCAGCTATTGTGATGCTCGTCCGGCTCCATTGACGAATACAGTAAAAGCCGGTCTTGTTCAGGCCATGAACAAGCGTCCTGATGAAGAAGTGCAAGTGGCAATGGATGCAGCAGTGATGCGCGAAATGCCAAAAGTTGAAGGTTGGACTTCCTTCCTGGCGGTCTTCGGTAACGTGGCCGTACTTGCGGGTCTTCTTGGAACGATCATCGGTATGATCGGTTCCTTCCGTGCGGTGGCGGCAGCCGATCCTGCAACCAAAGCTCTGGAACTTTCCAAAGGTATTTCCCACGCCCTGAACTGTACGGCGTTTGGTCTTTTGGTGGCGATCATCTCCATCGTGGCTTACGGTCTGTTCCAGCACCGCATCCAGAAAACAGAAAATGAAGTGGTTGAGACCAGCATGAGTCTGTTGAACCTGGTTGTTGCAAACAGAGAAAAAATCAAAGACTAA
- the hpf gene encoding ribosome hibernation-promoting factor, HPF/YfiA family, which yields MKLNYTFKHLDHSDSLEKYTEERMSEVGRFLLKEGYGNVYFSKVKNEFCVEISVNTREKYFKATAYGPDIYGAVDACAEKMEKQFLKTNKQYKDHKKPELTKGARQDTFARWKKAA from the coding sequence ATGAAACTCAACTACACCTTTAAGCATCTGGATCACTCCGATTCCCTGGAAAAGTACACCGAAGAAAGAATGTCCGAGGTGGGACGTTTCCTGCTTAAAGAAGGTTACGGCAACGTGTATTTCAGTAAGGTTAAAAATGAATTCTGTGTTGAGATCTCTGTGAACACTCGCGAGAAGTATTTTAAGGCCACGGCATATGGCCCGGATATTTATGGTGCGGTGGACGCATGTGCCGAAAAAATGGAGAAACAGTTCCTTAAGACAAACAAACAATATAAAGACCACAAAAAACCGGAACTTACGAAAGGCGCACGTCAAGACACGTTTGCACGCTGGAAGAAGGCGGCGTGA
- the metK gene encoding methionine adenosyltransferase — translation MADQISDGILDAILAQDPKGRVACETLLTTGLVVVGGEITTSAKVNFSEVAREVVKRIGYDHSDKGFDYKTCGVMIAVGQQSPDIAVGVKETLSDDQGAGDQGLMFGYAVNETPELMPLSIAMSHKLVKDLAALRKANKVDWLRPDAKSQVTVQYENGIAKRIDAVVISTQHADSVSNATIKEFITEELIKKSIPGNWIDAKTKFFINPTGRFVTGGPMGDAGLTGRKIIVDTYGGHGAHGGGAFSGKDPSKVDRSAAYASRHIAKNIVGAGLAERCLVQVAYAIGVAEPVSITVNDYGTSKVGPEVLEKAVRQVFDLRPARITKDLDLLRPIYSQTAAYGHFGRNEESFTWERLNKVDQLKDAVKTLA, via the coding sequence ATGGCCGATCAAATCTCTGACGGTATTCTGGATGCCATCCTGGCACAGGATCCGAAGGGCCGTGTTGCCTGTGAAACCCTGCTGACGACCGGCTTGGTGGTTGTTGGTGGCGAGATCACAACTTCTGCAAAAGTTAATTTCTCTGAAGTAGCCCGTGAAGTTGTAAAACGCATTGGTTACGATCACTCTGACAAGGGCTTCGACTACAAAACTTGCGGCGTGATGATTGCCGTGGGCCAGCAGTCCCCTGATATCGCCGTGGGCGTTAAAGAAACTCTTTCCGACGATCAGGGCGCGGGCGACCAGGGTCTGATGTTCGGTTATGCAGTCAATGAAACTCCAGAGCTGATGCCTTTGAGCATCGCAATGTCTCACAAACTGGTGAAAGACCTTGCCGCTCTTCGCAAAGCCAATAAAGTGGACTGGTTGCGCCCGGATGCCAAATCCCAAGTGACAGTTCAGTACGAAAACGGCATCGCAAAACGCATTGATGCGGTGGTTATCTCCACTCAGCACGCAGACAGCGTTTCCAATGCTACGATCAAAGAATTCATCACGGAAGAACTGATCAAAAAATCCATCCCGGGCAACTGGATCGATGCAAAAACCAAATTCTTCATCAATCCAACGGGCCGTTTCGTAACGGGTGGTCCAATGGGTGACGCGGGTTTGACCGGCCGTAAAATCATCGTGGACACTTACGGTGGTCACGGTGCTCACGGTGGTGGCGCGTTCTCTGGTAAAGATCCTTCCAAAGTGGATCGCTCTGCTGCTTACGCATCACGTCATATCGCTAAGAACATCGTGGGTGCGGGCCTTGCGGAACGCTGCCTGGTTCAGGTGGCTTACGCGATCGGTGTGGCTGAGCCTGTCAGCATCACCGTAAATGACTATGGCACTAGCAAAGTAGGCCCTGAAGTGCTTGAAAAAGCAGTTCGCCAGGTCTTCGATTTGCGCCCAGCTCGCATTACGAAGGATTTGGACCTGCTAAGACCGATTTACAGCCAGACAGCGGCTTACGGCCACTTTGGTCGTAACGAAGAGTCCTTCACTTGGGAGCGCCTGAACAAGGTCGACCAACTGAAAGACGCTGTAAAGACTTTGGCTTAA
- a CDS encoding AgmX/PglI C-terminal domain-containing protein, producing the protein MRSPLIFRIFKNNQLVGVKQFDQDQIVVGHNAEVHLDLDADGVSPIHCLIELRDNGWYVCDLGSSQGTFKNGQAVLDEAIASGDEIEVGPFRIAFFVGVPKPKVVPGAPASEAAAPVAEVPAPPPPKPEPSMPPAAVVKTEEIKVTPVIPAVTPSIPVEAPKAEEKPVLTAVPVKPEIRKERTSYKKAKKSKTFAPPSEIQNLKSHLKPGKGTTVEVLVTWKERILTTYHFKGNKTIRVNAGGDLSVALPDGLVPRGYPLLDMSAGLRVNTTNEMDTEMVISGGVIQHVEDLAKSGKAQKGGNGYSVRVDQNEMLCVNLPGGNLCLYIRFVPQAPTVPMLPMMLSGSEMTGVAMSLIIVGLLALYISATTPKDWQENKQEEVQRIAQVVFTNPPPAPTPTPTPPPPVPPTPPPQPVATPTPPPPKKVVVADANKEAQKKGTTGQQAQRAQVAARASEVAPKPNAKDRTKKFTSTRQGGAIKTGNTAGANAQSSNKDLSKVGLFSAFGGGGSRANIDKAYSGAGEVLGMADKATGTAGFNEDRAGDDLGSKFKDAGAGGKGTATQGIAGIGTKGRGSGQAAYGASEGFGSKTTVAIEGGGAEESFDATIDKEAIRRVIRSKLNEVKSCYERALNTLEKGKKMEGKVILAWEIIERGQARNVKVVDSSLGNPGVEECIRRRLASWVFPEPPTGMTAEVQAYPFVLNQAN; encoded by the coding sequence TTGAGATCGCCGTTAATATTTAGAATTTTTAAAAACAATCAGCTCGTTGGTGTTAAACAGTTCGATCAGGATCAAATCGTGGTCGGGCACAATGCCGAAGTGCATCTGGATCTGGATGCCGACGGAGTTTCACCAATCCACTGTCTGATCGAACTTCGTGACAACGGATGGTATGTCTGTGATTTGGGTTCCTCTCAAGGGACTTTCAAAAACGGGCAGGCTGTTCTGGATGAAGCCATCGCTTCTGGCGATGAAATCGAAGTGGGTCCTTTCCGTATTGCCTTCTTTGTGGGTGTGCCGAAACCTAAAGTGGTTCCGGGCGCGCCAGCTTCTGAAGCTGCGGCTCCTGTTGCTGAAGTGCCAGCACCACCTCCGCCAAAGCCGGAACCATCCATGCCGCCTGCGGCCGTGGTGAAGACCGAGGAAATCAAAGTCACTCCGGTGATCCCGGCGGTGACACCGAGTATTCCAGTGGAAGCTCCAAAGGCCGAGGAAAAGCCTGTTCTGACTGCGGTTCCGGTAAAACCTGAAATCCGCAAAGAGCGCACTTCTTACAAAAAAGCCAAAAAGAGCAAAACATTCGCTCCTCCAAGCGAGATTCAGAATCTGAAATCGCACCTGAAGCCGGGCAAAGGCACGACGGTCGAGGTTCTGGTCACCTGGAAAGAGCGCATCCTTACGACTTATCATTTCAAGGGCAACAAAACCATCCGCGTGAATGCGGGCGGGGACTTGTCTGTGGCTCTTCCTGACGGACTGGTGCCGCGCGGTTATCCGCTGCTGGACATGTCTGCGGGTCTGCGTGTGAACACCACCAACGAGATGGACACCGAGATGGTGATCTCTGGCGGCGTGATCCAGCACGTGGAAGACCTTGCCAAATCCGGCAAGGCGCAAAAGGGCGGCAACGGTTACAGCGTGCGTGTTGATCAGAATGAAATGCTGTGTGTGAATCTGCCGGGTGGAAACCTGTGCCTTTACATCCGCTTTGTTCCACAGGCGCCGACAGTTCCGATGCTTCCAATGATGCTTTCCGGTTCAGAAATGACCGGTGTGGCGATGTCATTGATCATTGTGGGTTTGCTGGCGCTGTATATCTCCGCAACAACCCCGAAAGACTGGCAGGAAAACAAGCAGGAAGAGGTTCAGCGTATTGCCCAGGTGGTGTTCACAAATCCACCGCCGGCGCCAACGCCAACACCGACGCCTCCTCCGCCAGTGCCGCCGACTCCGCCGCCGCAGCCGGTGGCGACGCCGACTCCGCCTCCACCTAAGAAAGTGGTTGTGGCTGATGCGAACAAGGAAGCACAGAAAAAAGGAACGACCGGACAGCAGGCTCAGCGTGCCCAGGTGGCGGCAAGAGCCAGCGAAGTGGCGCCGAAGCCCAACGCGAAAGACCGTACCAAGAAGTTCACGTCCACTCGTCAGGGTGGCGCGATCAAAACGGGTAACACCGCTGGTGCGAATGCTCAGTCTTCCAACAAAGATCTTTCCAAAGTGGGTCTGTTCAGCGCCTTCGGTGGCGGGGGCAGTCGCGCCAACATCGACAAAGCGTACTCTGGAGCCGGTGAGGTTCTGGGTATGGCCGACAAGGCGACCGGAACTGCGGGCTTCAATGAAGACCGTGCGGGTGATGATCTGGGATCCAAATTCAAGGATGCCGGAGCAGGTGGAAAAGGGACCGCAACTCAAGGGATCGCCGGAATCGGCACCAAGGGTCGTGGGTCAGGTCAGGCTGCTTACGGTGCATCTGAGGGCTTCGGTTCGAAGACCACAGTGGCAATCGAAGGCGGTGGTGCTGAAGAATCCTTCGACGCTACCATTGATAAAGAAGCTATCCGTCGTGTGATCCGCTCTAAACTTAACGAGGTGAAAAGCTGCTACGAGCGTGCTTTGAACACTCTTGAGAAGGGCAAGAAGATGGAAGGTAAAGTGATTCTTGCTTGGGAGATCATCGAGCGAGGTCAGGCACGCAACGTGAAAGTTGTCGATTCCTCTCTGGGTAATCCGGGTGTGGAAGAATGTATCCGCCGTCGTCTGGCAAGCTGGGTGTTCCCAGAACCACCGACCGGAATGACAGCTGAAGTACAGGCGTACCCGTTTGTTTTGAATCAGGCTAATTAA
- the lptC gene encoding LPS export ABC transporter periplasmic protein LptC, producing MGKYKNYIFLALLVALFVEILIIFPSHLEHEDEVALRQRVEKRDKAAKERKKKGIKEESGPSSLAEQKMGGVHLVESQSGNRDWELFAVSAEGSQAGGKWALQQVRVLFYNKEKLEFTVTGDEGTIDDKSKDLSVIGNVVTKSENGYVFKTPSIFYSSKTRQITSPEQVLMEGPRDSSGAGLFLKGASMRVLVEQSKMLIQNKVTAQKPMKDGKTFDISADGAEFSGKNREARFLGAVRMNYDNMKLEGPEASFLYGKGADILSSVAVKGGVRVSDVDKFATSESVNLDLLANQYTFKGRPKVIQNNDELTGEEIVFLEGGKKVKVERVRAKVENKDQ from the coding sequence ATGGGTAAATATAAGAATTATATTTTTCTGGCTCTTCTCGTCGCTTTGTTCGTCGAGATTCTTATTATTTTCCCGTCGCATCTGGAGCACGAAGACGAGGTTGCCCTGCGCCAGCGGGTTGAAAAGCGCGACAAAGCCGCCAAGGAGCGCAAGAAAAAAGGTATCAAGGAAGAGTCCGGTCCCTCCAGTCTGGCCGAACAGAAAATGGGCGGAGTGCACTTGGTGGAAAGCCAGTCCGGCAATCGGGACTGGGAGCTGTTTGCTGTTTCCGCCGAGGGCAGTCAGGCTGGCGGCAAATGGGCTTTACAACAGGTGCGGGTGCTTTTCTATAACAAGGAAAAGCTGGAATTCACGGTGACCGGGGATGAAGGCACCATTGACGATAAGTCCAAAGATCTGAGTGTCATCGGCAATGTCGTGACCAAGTCCGAGAACGGCTATGTTTTCAAAACACCCTCGATTTTCTATTCGTCAAAAACCCGTCAAATCACCAGCCCTGAGCAGGTGCTGATGGAAGGGCCGCGGGACTCCTCCGGTGCCGGATTGTTCCTGAAGGGTGCCAGCATGCGTGTTCTGGTTGAGCAATCCAAGATGCTGATTCAGAACAAGGTGACGGCGCAAAAGCCAATGAAGGACGGAAAAACCTTTGATATTTCCGCCGACGGTGCAGAGTTCAGCGGTAAAAACCGCGAGGCCCGCTTTTTGGGGGCTGTTCGCATGAATTACGATAACATGAAGCTGGAAGGGCCCGAGGCCTCATTCCTTTACGGAAAAGGAGCCGATATTCTGAGTTCCGTGGCCGTGAAAGGCGGGGTCCGTGTCAGTGACGTGGACAAATTCGCCACTTCGGAAAGTGTGAACCTGGACCTGCTGGCAAATCAGTACACGTTCAAAGGTCGTCCAAAAGTGATTCAAAATAACGATGAACTGACGGGCGAGGAAATCGTCTTCCTTGAAGGCGGAAAAAAGGTTAAAGTGGAACGAGTACGTGCGAAGGTGGAGAATAAAGATCAATGA
- a CDS encoding adenine phosphoribosyltransferase translates to MDLKSLIRDVPDFPKPGIIFRDMSPLLQNAEALTFVSHNLLKHVDLTHVDYFAGIESRGFILAAHMAATHKKGFLPIRKAGKLPPPTRKVSYALEYGTAEIELPPGRGRVVIVDDVLATGGTLQAAIDLCLLAGYSVESVAVLVNLTFLNKMTYNDQKVASLVQY, encoded by the coding sequence ATGGATTTAAAGAGCCTGATTCGTGATGTTCCTGATTTTCCAAAGCCGGGGATCATCTTCCGTGACATGTCACCTCTGCTGCAAAATGCAGAAGCCCTTACTTTTGTTTCCCACAATCTTCTGAAACACGTGGACCTGACCCACGTTGATTATTTTGCGGGCATTGAATCCCGTGGATTTATTCTGGCGGCGCACATGGCGGCGACTCACAAAAAAGGTTTCCTGCCTATTCGTAAAGCGGGCAAGCTGCCTCCACCAACGCGAAAAGTTTCTTACGCTCTGGAATACGGCACGGCTGAAATCGAACTGCCACCGGGCAGGGGCCGTGTGGTGATTGTGGATGATGTCCTGGCTACGGGTGGCACTTTGCAGGCGGCCATTGACCTGTGCCTGCTTGCCGGGTACTCCGTTGAATCGGTGGCAGTTCTGGTCAATCTGACGTTCCTTAACAAGATGACCTACAACGATCAAAAGGTGGCTTCGCTTGTTCAATATTAA
- a CDS encoding ExbD/TolR family protein, producing MAHIDSGDSSGRKKNIELNLVPFIDLMSVLITFLLITAVWTQVSMIQIGSSLYGKKSDTQPNPTPPPNADVVLKVDVKEMGYVLTVGKQVISLPMVNEQFDEAGLVAQLQRVKQLYPEKVDAIVSVADVIPYEQLIKAMDNCLTAGFSAISVATGGPQ from the coding sequence ATGGCTCACATAGATAGCGGCGATTCCAGCGGCAGAAAAAAGAATATCGAGCTGAACCTCGTGCCTTTCATCGACTTGATGAGCGTTCTTATCACGTTTCTGCTTATCACGGCCGTTTGGACTCAAGTGTCTATGATTCAAATTGGTAGTTCCCTCTATGGGAAGAAATCGGACACGCAACCCAATCCGACACCGCCACCAAACGCCGATGTGGTGCTGAAAGTGGATGTGAAGGAAATGGGTTATGTTTTAACTGTTGGGAAACAAGTGATCAGCCTTCCCATGGTGAACGAACAATTTGATGAAGCGGGTCTGGTGGCGCAACTGCAGCGTGTGAAGCAGCTGTATCCAGAAAAAGTGGATGCGATTGTTTCGGTTGCGGACGTCATCCCCTATGAACAACTCATCAAGGCAATGGATAACTGTCTGACCGCAGGGTTCTCGGCAATATCCGTGGCGACGGGAGGGCCGCAGTAA
- the lptB gene encoding LPS export ABC transporter ATP-binding protein: MSMLTIKDISKSFKKRKVVDGASFSVESGQVVGLLGPNGAGKTTSFYMVVGLVQPDSGTINLDETNITQEPMYKRARVGLSYLAQEPSIFRKLTVAENIIVALEAHGYSGASRSEKLEQLIGDFHVGHIRDSYGYALSGGERRRVEIARALAGSPKFILLDEPFAGIDPIAVADIQNIIRELKAKGIGVLITDHNVRETLGICDYAYILKDGKIQVSGSSDEIANSELARKFYLGENFKL, from the coding sequence ATGAGCATGCTCACCATCAAAGACATTTCTAAGTCCTTTAAAAAGCGCAAGGTCGTTGATGGCGCCTCTTTTTCCGTCGAATCCGGTCAGGTTGTAGGCCTGCTGGGTCCGAACGGTGCCGGTAAGACCACTTCATTCTATATGGTCGTGGGTCTGGTTCAGCCGGATTCAGGCACGATCAATCTGGATGAAACCAACATCACCCAAGAACCCATGTACAAACGCGCACGGGTGGGGCTGAGTTATCTGGCTCAGGAGCCCAGCATCTTCCGCAAGCTGACGGTGGCTGAAAATATCATCGTGGCTCTGGAGGCTCATGGATATTCCGGGGCGTCCCGCTCTGAAAAGCTGGAACAGTTGATTGGGGACTTCCACGTGGGGCACATCCGCGACAGCTATGGTTATGCCCTGTCCGGGGGCGAGCGCCGTCGTGTGGAGATCGCCCGTGCTCTAGCTGGGTCGCCCAAGTTCATTCTTTTGGATGAGCCGTTTGCGGGGATCGATCCTATTGCGGTCGCCGACATCCAGAATATCATCCGCGAACTTAAGGCCAAAGGTATAGGAGTTCTGATCACGGATCACAACGTGCGTGAGACTTTGGGCATTTGCGATTATGCTTATATATTGAAGGACGGGAAGATTCAGGTCAGCGGAAGTTCTGATGAAATCGCAAATTCCGAATTGGCACGTAAGTTCTATCTCGGCGAAAACTTTAAGCTGTAA
- the rpoN gene encoding RNA polymerase factor sigma-54 produces the protein MALRQTMNLSQSLVITPQLQQAIKLLQMSRMELESAVRSELEENPILEEAESALKEEDLQRTKEAANEVEHSETPDQQNIQDPQKQDEFEWESYIEANQKPPQSGMAGSEEIMNYENVITASQTLHDHLYWQVKMNGFSEEEERAADALIGAIDDDGYIKVPLEQIAEEEKVDLALLEDTLTLIHEFDPPGVGARDLQECLLIQAKHMEEDTHDLVTLIKNHVKDLEKKNYEAIAKALNRDVEDIVEICKIIYAMDPKPGRAFVSSDTHYVTPDVYVYKVGDDYVVSLNEDGLPRLKISNFYKNMLKGGKTTGDKTQDYIQEKLRSAVWLIKSIHQRQRTIYKVTESIVKHQREFFEKGSEHLKPMVLRDIANDIGMHESTVSRVTTAKYVHTPQGIYELKYFFNSGISSSDGDSLASESVKIKIKDLVAKEDPKNPLSDQKIVDLLKVEGIQIARRTVAKYRDMLKILPSSQRKKYF, from the coding sequence ATGGCTCTTCGACAGACGATGAACCTGAGCCAGTCTCTGGTAATCACTCCACAGCTGCAACAGGCAATCAAGCTTTTGCAGATGTCCCGCATGGAGTTGGAGTCGGCTGTGCGCTCCGAGCTGGAAGAAAATCCTATTCTGGAAGAGGCCGAATCCGCGCTGAAAGAAGAAGACCTTCAAAGAACCAAAGAGGCTGCCAACGAAGTTGAGCATTCCGAAACCCCGGATCAGCAGAACATTCAGGATCCACAAAAGCAGGATGAATTCGAGTGGGAATCCTACATCGAAGCCAACCAAAAGCCTCCACAATCCGGCATGGCGGGTTCTGAAGAGATCATGAACTATGAGAACGTCATCACGGCGTCTCAAACCCTGCACGATCACCTTTACTGGCAAGTTAAAATGAACGGCTTCTCTGAAGAAGAGGAAAGAGCCGCGGACGCCCTGATCGGCGCCATCGATGATGACGGTTATATCAAAGTTCCTCTGGAGCAAATTGCTGAAGAGGAAAAAGTGGATCTGGCGCTGCTGGAAGACACACTGACCCTGATTCATGAATTTGATCCTCCAGGTGTGGGGGCGCGAGATCTGCAGGAATGTCTGCTGATCCAGGCCAAACACATGGAAGAGGACACCCATGATCTGGTCACGCTGATCAAAAATCACGTGAAGGATCTGGAAAAGAAAAACTATGAAGCCATCGCCAAAGCTTTGAACCGCGACGTTGAAGACATCGTGGAAATCTGCAAAATCATCTATGCGATGGATCCGAAACCGGGTCGTGCCTTCGTCAGCAGTGACACGCACTATGTGACTCCGGACGTTTACGTGTACAAGGTCGGTGATGACTACGTGGTGTCTTTGAATGAAGACGGTTTGCCGCGTTTGAAAATTTCGAATTTCTATAAAAACATGCTTAAAGGTGGCAAAACCACCGGCGACAAGACCCAGGATTATATCCAGGAAAAACTTCGTTCTGCCGTTTGGTTGATCAAGTCCATCCACCAAAGACAGCGCACGATCTACAAGGTGACCGAATCCATCGTGAAGCATCAGCGCGAGTTCTTTGAAAAGGGCTCTGAGCACTTAAAGCCGATGGTTCTGCGTGATATCGCCAACGATATCGGCATGCATGAATCCACAGTCAGCCGTGTGACCACGGCGAAGTACGTGCACACTCCGCAGGGTATCTACGAACTGAAATACTTCTTCAACTCCGGTATCAGCTCTTCGGATGGTGACTCCCTGGCTTCCGAGTCGGTGAAAATCAAAATCAAGGATCTGGTTGCCAAGGAAGATCCGAAGAATCCATTGTCCGATCAAAAGATCGTGGATTTGCTGAAGGTCGAAGGTATTCAGATTGCGCGTCGTACGGTGGCCAAATACCGCGACATGCTTAAGATTCTTCCTTCTTCTCAGCGTAAGAAGTACTTCTAG